From Ficedula albicollis isolate OC2 chromosome 5, FicAlb1.5, whole genome shotgun sequence, one genomic window encodes:
- the GCHFR gene encoding GTP cyclohydrolase 1 feedback regulatory protein, which yields MPYLLISTQIRLEAGPTMVGDEHSDPHLMSILGATKRSTLGNNFCEYYVNDAPRVVLDKLESLGYRVVSMTGVGQTLVWCLHRE from the exons ATGCCGTACCTGCTCATTAGCACCCAAATCCGCCTG GAGGCTGGGCCCACCATGGTGGGCGACGAGCACTCGGACCCCCACCTGATGAGTATCCTGGGGGCCACAAAGAGGAGCACGCTGGGGAACAATTT CTGCGAGTACTACGTGAACGACGCTCCGCGCGTGGTCCTGGACAAGCTGGAGAGCCTCGGCTACCGCGTGGTCAGCATGACCGGCGTGGGCCAGACCCTGGTCTGGTGCCTCCACAGGGAATAG